Part of the bacterium genome, GGGTTTTTGCTGTAAACATCAGGAATAATTACTTTATCGTCAAGACCGTTATTGATAGAAGGATACATAAGATATTGCGCTGCATCAATTCGGACTCCGTTTCCGTGTTTGGCCTGATATAAGGCTTTATGGTATACAAGTGATTTGGCCGATTCTTTTTCAGGGTGCAATACAGGTAAACCCCATCGTACTGCTTTGCCTCCATTATCGCATGCCAGACTGTCTTTGGAACTAAAAAACGGATTTTCGCCATTATATTTATCTTTTGCTATTTGACCGTCTAAAGCTTCATTCATTCCAATAGGACAGTCAACAATTATTTTTATGCCGTTTTTGTTTACATCTTTCAAATCTGTTTGCATTTTTTTATATTGTTCTTCAGCTATAAATTGTTTGAATTTATAACGCTCAGGGTTATTGCCGTCATATTTTTTTGCGTATGAATCAAGCCAGAATTTAATTTCTTCTTTTTCTTTAAAGGCTTTAAACTTATCAGCTAACTGTTTAATCGAAGAATCATTGTTTGATTTAGTATAATTTTCATAAGCTTTATTAAGCAATTTTTCAATATTGTTTTTATTCTCATAATTAGTTCTGTAATGATTTTTTATATCAAAACTTATTAAATCAGGGCCGGACTCTTTTAACAGGTTTCCGAAAGAATCTTTTGTCAGTTCAAAAGGATTAACATAATTGAGAGATAATCCAAAGCCCGGAGTGTTAAAAGGCGAAAAGTCTTTATTAGCAGAAATTTCCCCTGTCGGTAATAATTGGCTTGCATTAATACCGGTTAACGGCGCTATTTTTTCAAATAATTTTGAAATGCCGGAAAAATTTCCTATGCCTGTATTTTCTCTGCTTTTTGCAGGAGTTGCAGCGATAGGCATAATCATTGCAAGATAATTTATTCCTGATTTTTCTTTTGCCGTTTCAAGACTTTGGCTTAACATTTGTGTTTCCGCAGTTGTCAATGCTCTTCCAAAAGCAGGTTTTGGCTGATTATTGTTTTGAAAATTTGATTTTTGTCGATAATTAATTGATGGAATATTCATCTTTGATCAAAACGCTCACTTAAGTGCTTTAAACTTATTAACGAAACAGCTAATGATAGAAAGCACGTGAATAAAAAAAATTGACATGATTTATTTAAAAAATTGATAAATTTTATAAAAAAGATAAAAAATCCTTGTAAAAACTAGGTTTTTAGGCAAAAAACCAATTTAATATTTTGTAATATATAATATTCAATAAAACGACTTTTCGGCAAAAAATTTTTGATGTAAAAATGTAAACAGAGAAGTAATTTGAGGAAAAATAAATGAGTCTTGTCACAAAGCCCTTATTAACGATTAACTCAGAAAATTTAACCCGAATTTTAAATCAATTAAAATCCTTATATAATTTTGAAAATATTGATGAAAACAGAAAAAACTATATTATAAGTAAAGTTCAAAAATACGGTTATCTTCCATACCCGCATATAAAAGCGCTGGAAGAGTTAACAGAAGCAGAAACATTGCTTGCACTTGAAGAAAAATTTAAGCTCAATAATATATATAAAGCTGAAAAATTTGATTTTCACCCGGAAAATATCAGTCCCGTCAGTCGTGCAGGGTATAAAAGTTCTGCATGGATAAACAAAGAAGGGCATAATATAAAACTTGTAAATCTGGCAGGGCTTGGAAACGGAAATAAAACAAAAGAACCCGGAAAATTTATTGACTGGCTCAAACAGCTTGTAACGTTGCCTTCCGGCAATATTAAAGAAGGCGTTTTAGGCACGACAATGTATTTAATTCCTTTTCATCCGAGAGAATTCGGATGCGCATATCTTCCCAAAAGCTCGGAAGTCAGCGAAAAGCTGGAGGATGCATTTTTAAAAGAAAAAACGAAACTTGATGCAAAAAACCAGGTAAGGCTTTTTCTTGCTTTAACGCAGCTGGCAGGGCATCCGACCATGTATGATGTCCTTCCGCAGACAGGAAGGTTTTCAAAAACAATTCTTGCTGCGCCTTATGTTGCAAGATGGTTTGATATTAAGGATTTAACCGTTAAATTAACGGAAGAAGCCGAAAAAATCGCTTTAAATTTATCACAAACTCATAATTTTATTTTTGTTAAAAAAGTTAAAAATATTTTACAGGAAGAATTATTAGGAATTTATTTACCTGTTGGAGATGATTTAAAAGAAATTTTTGATATTTTTGGTAATGAAATGCTTTTAAGGAAAAAAGAATTTTCAAAGAGAATGCTTTCAAAAGAAAATCAGGAAAAAATTTCTCAAAAAGTAAAAGAAAAAATTTGTGAAATACTCGAAAAGCCTGAAAAAGTTGAATTAATAGAAGATGATATAACAAAACAAGATGAAATTGTAGGAGAGCTTATAAAAAGCGGACTTTGGTCGGCTCCGGGCGGGGCATGGTGTTCATCAGGGGTGCCGGTATTTGATAAAATGAGTGAAGGTGAGGGTTATCCGATGTTTAGGCATTTTGATAACAAGGATAAAGATGTAACCCATTTTGCAAATCTTGATTGCCAGACACCTTATTATTTCGTTTATTTTGCGGATTGCGAGCAGAGGCTGAAGGGAGGAGGCGATGAGCCTTCGACCGAAACGCCGTTTAAGGCGAGCAACCAAGCAGCGGATTGCGAGCAGAGGATGAAAGGAAGAGGCGATGAGCCTTCGACTGAAACGCCTTTTAAGGCGGGTAATCAGGTAACAGAATATAATTGGAAAGTAATAGATTTTTATGTGAATTTTTTGAAAAAAATACAAAAAGACTATAATTTTGACGGATTCAGGGTTGATCATATTGACCATATTGTTGATGAAGTCTCTGAACAAGACGGTTTTCCTATAAGTTACAGGGCTCCCCGAAAAGTTTTAGGCTTGGCGAATAATGAGCTGAAAAAAGAAGTTTCTTATTTTGCGGCGCTCGCTGAATACATGCTCTGGGATAATTTTTTTAAAGAATATCATAAGGACATGGCTTTTGATATTCTCTGGGGAAGCGATATAATCTCTCAAAGCTCGAAAACTGTTTTGCGAATTGTGGAAGATAACGAACAGCTTGAAGAATACAATAAATCAGCCGATATTAAACAGGAAAAACTCTCTATTTTGAAAATTTATAATAATCAGGACGGAGAATTTAGAGAAATTAACCAGTATCCGGGTCAACTGGGAGAAGCCGGAGCTTTGTTTAAATGGTTTAAATACAAGTTCCTGTGCGGGGGAGAGCATTCTTCAAGACCCGTTATGTTTATAGACGGTGATGAATCTTTTACAAAAACAGGCATAGAATCTGTAATAGGCGCAGAAGAGGCCATGAAAAGAAATAATAATTATGAATTTTTTGAAAAATTTGATGCCATAAACAGATTTGCTTTAATTAATAATGTTTTGCTGGAAGGAAAGGCTCAAATTGTTTATAGTAACAGTGAAACAGGTTTTATAAGCTGGTTGGTGCTTTCGGAGAATTTAAAAGAAAATATTTTTGTTGTTGCAAATGAAAAACCGCCGACAGAAGTTGTCAGAAATTCTCATGGTGAATTTATTACCGTCGAAAACCAAATTATTTATAATATTGAAACAGTTGTTCCTGAAGGGTTTTCGGTTGTTTCAGAATATGTCTTAAATAACGAAGATTTAAATTTTTCTGAAACAACTAAATTAAATAACCTGTCAGAGAACAAATTTTATTTTGAAAAACTTGAACCATCAGAATTTCATTTTTATAAAGTTATAAATATACCGCTTCAAAAATAAATTTGGGATTTTAACTACCGATTAGTATAAGTATAAAGAATAGTATTAAAGATTAGAGGTTTTGCGAATAAAATTTTGTTTTTAATATGTTATAACACTAAAAGTGTTTCGTTATAAGGAAACAAACAATAAAAATAAAGGAGTTATACCTATGAAAAAATCTCTGGCAATATTGGGTTTGCTTATGGCATTTTCTCAACCTGTTTTTGCACAGTGCAGTAGTTGTGGTCAGCAATATATTGGTGCAGCGGTTCCTGTAACTACAATTAATCCTTGTAATACCTATATAAGAGTAGTTCCTATTGCTAAAACATACGTAAAATCTTATGCTTTAGTTCCGGGTAATCCTTGTAACCCATGCGCAACAGGGGCAGCAGTTCCTATCAATGTACCTACAATTGCTGTTGATCCTGATTATAAGGACTATGCATGTTGTTCAAAACATGGTTTTTGGAAAAATTTCTTTAGTTTTTAAATTTAACAAAGAGGTTTTAGTATAAAAAAAGAGGGATTAAATCCCTCTTTTTTTATGTTTAAATTTGGAATTTATCGTCTTTAATAAGAGTTACCCTGTCACCGTTTTTCTTAATGCCTTCAACGATTACATTAGGACCGCCAATCATAAAATCAGTGTGTATAGCTGATTTGTTCATTTTACTTTCTTCAAGGAGGGCTTCTTTTGCCTTATCGTCTGTAAGTTCTTTGAATCCGTCTATACAAGCGGAGAATCCTTTTCCTACTGCAATATGGCAAACAGCGTTTTCGTCAAGAAGAGTGTTGTTAAAGACTCCGCCTTTTTTCTCGCTTATTTTATATATAGGTGAACCTGCAACTAAAGCAACTTCTCCTAACATAGAAGCACCTTCGTCTGTGTTCATGTGTTTTTGTATGATTTCAGCATTTTTTTCAGCGGTTATGTTTACGGCTTTTCCGTCTTTAAATTCCATTTTAATTCCATCAACCAAATTGCCGTTTAAAGATAAAGGCAGGGTAGATGAAACGACACCATGTGTTCTTGTTTTGTCGGGAGAATTAAAAACTTCTTCTGTCGGAACATTAGCAACAAATTTTTGTCCGTCGGTGGTTTCTTCATAAGCTGACATAAATTTAATTTTAGGTGATAGACCTACATAAAGATCAGTTTTTCCGTCAGGTTTTTTAGTTAAAGGATCAACACTTACAAAATGTACTTCATCAAGATCCAAAGCGTTTACTGCGTTCGCTCTTCTTTCAAGTTCTTTTGCATGTTGTGCAAATTTACCTTTTCTGAGAATTTCAGGTGCATCTTCAGCTGCAGCTTCAAGGGCTTTAATCGGGTCTTTTGTTTTAGGATAAGCAGAGATTGATGACATTGTTGTAGGAGCATAAAGTATAGTCCACGGGTACGTGTTTTCAAATTTTTCCCTGATAGGTTTGAAAGCTAAACCACGAGCTTGTGTATTTTTTGATACTTTTTCAGCATCAATTCCTTCAAGAGCATTCGGGTCATCTCCATCCAAATGCAATTGTGCGGTATTCATTTCATAGCGTTTTTGTACTCTAGCCAGTTGGTATTCAGGAACTTGTGTTAATAGCTCTTCTTTCGCATATTGAAGGAAATTTCTGGTTAATGTTTCTTTTGGTTCTGTAAAAAGTACTTCCACAGGACCTGAGCCGTTTTTAAGAGCATGTTCCGCTATTTTGTACACGTTGGCTTCATGTTCTCTCTGGGCGGTTATTAGAAGAGGCTGACCTTTTCTAAGGCTCAACATTCCCTCAAGAATATCTTTCGGGTCAAGCTCTAATTTTTTGGCAACATCAGGAGGAATAATTACTTTGTTGCTGTTAATAACGGCATTTTGTTCGGATGCTGTTAAACTTGCCGATTTATAAGGAGAATTTTCTGTATTGAAGTCTATAGAAGCAGCGTTTTTTTCTTCTAAATTTTTATCTCTTAATTGTTTCCATTCAGTATTCGGCTTTTGACCGTATTTTTCGTTTAAATCGTCTATTATCGGGTCTTTTAAATCAATAATTACATTGCCTGAGCCCATTTTATAGGCCTGTTCCTGCACTATTTCAACAATAGGCAAAAATTCTTTATCGGCGGTAATTTTTAAAGGCTGATCAGGTTTTAATTGAAGTTTGTTTTTTAGCAGATCATCTGCATAAGTATATAATTTCGTTTTTGCACTTAAAAGTTCTTTTTCATTTCCATCAACAGCACCGGTTTCCGTGACAGGATTTTGATTATTATTTCCAAAGGAAACAGTATCTTTTTTCAATGTGTTAAGTGTTGGAGCTTCATTATCTTTACGTGTTGTTTGCGAATTATTAACATTATTATTCCGGTTTAATTTGTTTAAAAACGATAATCTGAGTGAATTTAGCATTATTGTTTTTCCTTTTTATATTATTAATACAACATTTATATAAAACCCGTAAAACAAAAAGTTGATAGTTTTCAAAAGAAACATTAAGAAATATTTAGTTGTTTTTAATTTCTTCGTAGATTAATTTTGCCATCGGGAAAGGCTCTAAAGCTCTTTCAAAAATTCCCAGCGAATAAGCTATAGTTAGTCCGTAATTTGTAATAGGCACACCTGCTTCATCGGCTTTGATTATACGGGATAAAATCTCTCTTCTGTTTGTCATACAAGCCCCGCAATGAATTATAAGTTTATAATCCTTTATGTTTTCAGGAAAATCATGTCCCGCATAATGTTCAAATTCAAGTTTTCCGCCGACATACTGGGTTAACCAGCGTGGAATTTTTACCCTGCCTATATCATCGCCTATGGCATGGTGTGTGCATGATTCACAAATTAAAACTTTATCGCCGGTTTTTAGTTTATCTATGGCAAGAGTTCCTTTTACAAATTCGTTTAATTCTCCTTTGAACCTTGCAAAAAGTATGGAAAAAGAAGTCAGCTTTATTTCTTTGGGGACATCGGCAGAAACCTTTAAAAATGCCTGAGAATCTGTAATTACAAGGGCAGGAGGTTTTTTTAGCCTGTCAAGAGCCTCTTTTAGTTCTCTTTCTTTTACAACCATCACCATGGCATCACTATCAAGCAAATCTCTTATAGTTTGAACCTGCGGAAGAATAAGTCTTCCTTTTGGCGCTTCAAGGTCTATAGGAATAACAAGAACAGCAAGTTCTCCGGCAGGAACAAGATCTGAGGCTATGGAAGGAGAATTTAGAAATTCTTCGGGTGCTGAATTTATTATTTTTTCTTTTAGTTCTTTTATTCCGAGATTTTCTTTTGCGGAAACAAGAACAGGTTCGATACTAAGGTTTTTTAAGGAGTTAATAAGCTTTGATTGATCCTGTTGTATGTAATTGTCAGATGTTGAAAAACCGTCATAAAGGTCAATTTTATTAAAAACAGCAATTATTGGAATGTTTCTTGATTTAAACTCCTCATGAAGACCGTATTCAAAATTTTCCCATTCAGGGCTGTCACAGACAATTATTGCAATATCAACTCTGTCAAAAATTTTTCTTGTTTTCTGAATGCGCATTTCTCCAAGGCTTCCTTCATCATCGATACCTGCTGTATCAACAAAAAGTACCGGACCAAGAGGTAAAAGCTCCATGGCTTTTTCGACAGGATCAGTTGTTGTTCCTGCAATTTCGGAAACTATAGAAACATCCTGTTTTGTTAATTTGTTTAAAATACTGGATTTTCCGGCATTTCTTCTCCCAAATATCCCTATATGAAGGCGCATGCCGCGTGGAGTGTTTTGCATTTTTGTTTCCTTTGTTAAAAAACTTAATATTTCAGGTTTTGTCGTTAATTTCTTTTTTTTAGGGGTTTTATTTATAATACACCGTTAAATTAATTGTAACAAAGAGAAGTCGAATGTCTTTATTTATAGGCGCTACTTTTGCAGGAGCAATCGTTACGCCTTTGTTAAATAATGTGGTCTTAAACAAGTTTATGGATAAAATTATTAAGAAAAAAGATCAAAAAAACAAAGCTCCGGAAGCTGTTTCTGTAAATTCAACAAAAATTAAATAAGAGCCAAACTTGTTAAAAACATATATTGAAAATTTACTTTATATTTTTGTGATGTAATAAATACAAAGCGATTGTTTGTAAAATGGCTTTGGCTGCAAGCATTTTATCTTTAATAAAAAAATGCTATGATAAGTCTATAAAATCATTTTGGGTTAAAAAATTAACGTAAAACAAATTAATAAATATAAAATGAGGAGTTAATATGACCGAAGGTAAAAATAAAATTTACTTTGTGGATGTTACAAATAGGGACGGGGTACAGACTTCCCGCTTAGGACTTGCAAAACTTCAAAAAACCATGATCAATTTATATCTTGATAAAATGGGTATAACTCAATCAGAATTTGGATTTCCGAATACAAAACACGAAATTAATTATCTTAATGCCAATCTGGAACTTGTCGACAGAGGTGCTATCTCTAAAACAAAACTTAGCGGATGGATGAGAGCTTTACCGAGCGATGTTTACCAGTCTTTTCAAAATGTTCCGCGCCTTAAATACGTAAATCTTTCTGTTTCAACTTCTGATCAGATGATTACAGGTAAATTTGGAGGAAGAAAAGACAGAAAAGACATTATAAAACAGACTTTAGATGCAATAGATGCGGCACAAACATGCGGAGCTCAAAGAATAGGTGTTAATGCAGAAGATGCTTCAAGAACAGAAGAAAGTTTTTTAATTGAATTTGCGAAAGCAGCAAAGGAAAAAGGCGCTCATAGAGTTAGATATTGCGATACACTTGGTTATGATGACCCGCACACAACCTATGAAAGAATTTATAAACTTGCCGCAGAAACAGGTATAGACGTTGAAATGCATTTTCATAATGATCTGGGCATGGCTGTTGCAAATTCCGTAATGGGTGCAAAAGCTGCAATTGACGCAGGAGTCAATGTTTATATAAATACTGCTGTCAATGGCATGGGAGAAAGAGCCGGAAATGCAGATCTTGTTTCCTGTATTCTTTCAATATTAAAAGCCAGCGGCTTTAAGGATAAATATCAGCTTGATCCGAATATTGACCTTAGCAAAGCATGGCAACTTGCAAAATATACTTCTTACGCTTTTGGCGTTCCTCTTCCGATAAATCAGCCGGCTGTGGGAGATAATGCATTTGCGCATGAATCTGGTATTCATGCGGATGGCGCTCTTAAAGACAGAAGAAACTATGAATTATATGACTTTGAAGAGCTTGGAAGAGGCGAACCTGAAATAGTTGAAACAGGAAGAATGATTACAGTAGGAGAATATGGCGGTATTAAAGGGTTTAGAAATGTTTATGAAAAACTGGAACTCGAATTTCGTGATGAAGACGAGGCCAGAAACATTCTTGAGCTTGCCAGATATGCCAACGTACATACTCAAAAACCTCTTATGAACACCGAGTTAAAGTTTATATATGATTATCCTGATATTGCAGCAAAAATAATGACAGTTACACCTTATTATGTGCCTACAGGAGAACTGAAAAAGCGTATTGAAAGTGCTATTGCGAAAACAGAGGGTGTCGTTAAGTAAGTTTTTTGATTTTTACAAAGGAAGTAAAAAAATGGGAAAAACTATTGCAGAAAAAATAATAAGCGAGCATTCAAATAAAAAAGTTAAAGCAGGCGATTTTGTTGTTGCTAAGGTTGATGTTGCCGCCGTTCAGGATGGAACAGGGCCTCTGACCATTCAGGAAATTCAAAAAATCGGTCTTGAAAAATGTGCAAACCCTGAAAGAACAATTTTATTTATAGACCATGCTGCTCCAAGCCCCAGAAAAGAGCTTTCAAACGCCCATAAAATCTTAAGAGAATTTGCTAAAAAAACAGGAGCGGTTCTTTCAGAAGTTGGAGAAGGTGTTTGCCATCAAAGACTTGTTGAAGATTATGTAAACCCCGGAGAAATTCTTGTCGGAGCTGATTCTCATACTTGTACATCAGGAGCTTTAGGTGCTTTTGCTACAGGCATGGGGTCTACTGATGTAGGAATAGCTATTGCTCTTGGTAAAACATGGCTTAAAGTGCCTGAAACTTATAAAATAGAAGTAACAGGAGATTTTAATGAAGGTGTTTATCCAAAAGATTTAATTTTGCATTTAATAGGTCTTATTGGAGCAGACGGCGCAACTTATAAAGCACTGGAGTTTACCGGTGAAACCATCAGAAAAATGTCTATGTCCGACAGGTTTACCCTTTCAAATATGGCTGTAGAAGCGGGAGCAAAAGCAGGTCTTATAGCTTCTGACGAAATCACAAAGGAATATTTGATTTCCAGAGGACGCGGGGAGCAGTTTAAAGTTGTTGATTCAGACCCCGATGCTGTTTATGAAAGAGTTATTGAAATAGATGTAACAAGGCTTGAACCTGTCGTTTCATGTCCGCATACAGTTGATAATACACAACTGGCAGTTAAACTCGACAATATAAAAGTTGATCAGGTTTTTATAGGAAGCTGTACCAACGGAAGAATCGAAGATTTAAGGGTAGCAGCAGATATTTTAAAAGATAAAAAAGTTCATCCTGATGTAAGATTGCTTGTAATTCCTGCTTCAAGAGATGTTTTTCTGCAGGCAACAAGAGAAGGATTGATAGAAGTTTTTGTAAAAGCAGGAGCTTCAATCATGACACCAGGATGTGGTCCTTGTGTAGGGGTTCATGCCGGAATTC contains:
- a CDS encoding aminopeptidase — protein: MLNSLRLSFLNKLNRNNNVNNSQTTRKDNEAPTLNTLKKDTVSFGNNNQNPVTETGAVDGNEKELLSAKTKLYTYADDLLKNKLQLKPDQPLKITADKEFLPIVEIVQEQAYKMGSGNVIIDLKDPIIDDLNEKYGQKPNTEWKQLRDKNLEEKNAASIDFNTENSPYKSASLTASEQNAVINSNKVIIPPDVAKKLELDPKDILEGMLSLRKGQPLLITAQREHEANVYKIAEHALKNGSGPVEVLFTEPKETLTRNFLQYAKEELLTQVPEYQLARVQKRYEMNTAQLHLDGDDPNALEGIDAEKVSKNTQARGLAFKPIREKFENTYPWTILYAPTTMSSISAYPKTKDPIKALEAAAEDAPEILRKGKFAQHAKELERRANAVNALDLDEVHFVSVDPLTKKPDGKTDLYVGLSPKIKFMSAYEETTDGQKFVANVPTEEVFNSPDKTRTHGVVSSTLPLSLNGNLVDGIKMEFKDGKAVNITAEKNAEIIQKHMNTDEGASMLGEVALVAGSPIYKISEKKGGVFNNTLLDENAVCHIAVGKGFSACIDGFKELTDDKAKEALLEESKMNKSAIHTDFMIGGPNVIVEGIKKNGDRVTLIKDDKFQI
- the hydF gene encoding [FeFe] hydrogenase H-cluster maturation GTPase HydF, yielding MQNTPRGMRLHIGIFGRRNAGKSSILNKLTKQDVSIVSEIAGTTTDPVEKAMELLPLGPVLFVDTAGIDDEGSLGEMRIQKTRKIFDRVDIAIIVCDSPEWENFEYGLHEEFKSRNIPIIAVFNKIDLYDGFSTSDNYIQQDQSKLINSLKNLSIEPVLVSAKENLGIKELKEKIINSAPEEFLNSPSIASDLVPAGELAVLVIPIDLEAPKGRLILPQVQTIRDLLDSDAMVMVVKERELKEALDRLKKPPALVITDSQAFLKVSADVPKEIKLTSFSILFARFKGELNEFVKGTLAIDKLKTGDKVLICESCTHHAIGDDIGRVKIPRWLTQYVGGKLEFEHYAGHDFPENIKDYKLIIHCGACMTNRREILSRIIKADEAGVPITNYGLTIAYSLGIFERALEPFPMAKLIYEEIKNN
- a CDS encoding homocitrate synthase is translated as MTEGKNKIYFVDVTNRDGVQTSRLGLAKLQKTMINLYLDKMGITQSEFGFPNTKHEINYLNANLELVDRGAISKTKLSGWMRALPSDVYQSFQNVPRLKYVNLSVSTSDQMITGKFGGRKDRKDIIKQTLDAIDAAQTCGAQRIGVNAEDASRTEESFLIEFAKAAKEKGAHRVRYCDTLGYDDPHTTYERIYKLAAETGIDVEMHFHNDLGMAVANSVMGAKAAIDAGVNVYINTAVNGMGERAGNADLVSCILSILKASGFKDKYQLDPNIDLSKAWQLAKYTSYAFGVPLPINQPAVGDNAFAHESGIHADGALKDRRNYELYDFEELGRGEPEIVETGRMITVGEYGGIKGFRNVYEKLELEFRDEDEARNILELARYANVHTQKPLMNTELKFIYDYPDIAAKIMTVTPYYVPTGELKKRIESAIAKTEGVVK
- a CDS encoding 3-isopropylmalate dehydratase large subunit, producing the protein MGKTIAEKIISEHSNKKVKAGDFVVAKVDVAAVQDGTGPLTIQEIQKIGLEKCANPERTILFIDHAAPSPRKELSNAHKILREFAKKTGAVLSEVGEGVCHQRLVEDYVNPGEILVGADSHTCTSGALGAFATGMGSTDVGIAIALGKTWLKVPETYKIEVTGDFNEGVYPKDLILHLIGLIGADGATYKALEFTGETIRKMSMSDRFTLSNMAVEAGAKAGLIASDEITKEYLISRGRGEQFKVVDSDPDAVYERVIEIDVTRLEPVVSCPHTVDNTQLAVKLDNIKVDQVFIGSCTNGRIEDLRVAADILKDKKVHPDVRLLVIPASRDVFLQATREGLIEVFVKAGASIMTPGCGPCVGVHAGILGDDEVCISTQNRNFQGRMGNIKGNIYLSSPATAASSALTGYITDPRKFLCSVVEQRTYPFEKYI